A window of Sphingobacterium kitahiroshimense genomic DNA:
GAGCTGAAGGCGGTGACTGGAACTTTTCAAATATTTACCAGATGAATTATTTTATCAACACCGTGGTGCCAAAATGGAAGGAAAAGAAATTACTGGGTAATGCATCTAATGTGGAGCATTATATAGGAGAGGCCTATTTTTTGAGAGCTTATGTTTATTTTACAAAACTGCAGGCATTGGGTGATTTTCCGATCATTAAAAATGTCATGTCCGATAAGGATAAAAATATATTAATAGAAGCGAGTAAACGAGCGCCTCGAAATGAAGTAGCACGTTTTATTCTGTCTGATCTGGATTCGGCAATAACTTTATTGAAGACAAATTCTCCCGATGGAAAGAAACAGAGGATATCACAACATGTTGCACAGCTTTTAAAATCGCGCGTTGGTTTATATGAAGGTACCTGGTTGAAATATTTTAAAGGAACTGCTTTTGTACCTAAGGGTGCGGGTTGGCCAGGGGAATCGAAAGATTATTTGAAAAGTTATACGTTTCCTTCTGGAAGTATTGATGGGGAAATTGACTTTTTCTTGTCAGCATCCATGACTGCTGCCGCCGCGGTTGCAGATGCGGTTGCTCTGGTCAATAATACGGGGATCATCGAATCGGCCAATAATGAAAATCCTTATTTCAGCATGTTTGGAGCGGTTGATATGTCCAACTATAGTGAAGTGTTGTTATGGCGCCAGTATAATCAAAGTCTGGTTACCCATAATGTTCCTGTGTATCAACAGCGAAGTAATTATGCGGTTGGCTTAACGCGTAGTATGGTCGAGAGTTTCTTAATGAAAAATGGACTTCCGGTATATGCTTCCGGCAGCGGATATCATGGGGATGATTACATTGCAAATGTGCGCAAAGACCGTGATGGTCGATTGCAGTTGTTTTTGAAAGAACCGGGACAGAAAAACGTGCTGATCAATGTTGGCGCAGGTACACACTATACTTTGGTGGAACCGTATCCCAGTATATGGGAAACAGATTGGGAACGTCGTTATACAACAGGATACACCATCCGTAAAGGTATCTCCTATGATGGTCTACAGACAAATAATAATGGCGGATATACCGGAAGTATTACGTTTAGAGCTTCGGAAGCTTATTTAAATTATATTGAGGCTTCTTATGAAAAAAATGGTAATCTGGATGGAAAAGCGGAGGCTTATTGGCGAGCAATCAGAACGCGGGCAAAGGTGGATCCTGATTTTAATGCAACTATTGCGGCAACAAATATGAGTTTGGAAAAGAAAGACTGGGGCGTTTATTCTGCTGGAAATTTTGTTTCACCGACCTTATATAATATCCGCAGGGAGCGAAGAAACGAACTGATGGCCGAGGGTTTGCGATTGATGGATCTAAAACGCTGGAGAGCAATGGATCAGTTAATTACGACTCCCGATCATTATGAAGGGTTTAAACTCTGGGGGCCAATGAAGGAATGGTATACGGCGGCGCAGTTGAAATATGGTGCTTCGAGTGATCAATCTGTTGTCTCCGATCCGGCTTTAAGTATTTATCTGCGTCCTTTGGAAGTCCGCAGTAATGCGTTGTCATATGCTGGAATTAAATTTGCAATGGCGCATTACCTATCTCCTGTAGCCATAGAGCATTTTCAACTTACTTCGGTAGACGGAAGTATTGAAAATGCTGTTATTTACCAGAATCCGGGATGGCCTTTGGTTGCCGGAAATGGGGCAACAGGCTATTGATAGGTTAACCTACTTGTCGACATCAATTAAAGAATTGTTTTTTTTGCCTAGTATCCCCCTCCATGATAATATGAGATGGGGGATCTTTTATGCAAAGCGCGATCTAAGGAGAAAGAGACTTAAAAGGATTTTAATAAATAACGTATTTTATTCATGAAAAAACTATACTACTTGATTTTTCTATTGCATCTTGCTATACAGGTAAGTGCACAACATGTTTCTAAGGAAGGATATACATTGGTCTGGTCTGATGATTTTGATCAAAAGGGTTCTGTAAATGATCAAAATTGGAGATTTGAGGAGGGGTTCATGCGTAACCAGGAAGACCAATGGTATCAGAAAGAAAATGTATCCTGTAAAGACGGTATATTGACTATTGAAGCTAGACGAGAGATTAAACCTAATCCTACTTATAAACCGGACACTCCACATTGGGCGCTTTCGCGATCAGATATCCGCTATACGTCTGCATCGATTAATACATCTGACAAGCATAGCTGGAAGTACGGCATCTTTGAAATGCGGGCCCGTATTCCGGTGGGTAACGGATTGTGGCCTGCATTTTGGACGCTAGGAATCGAAAAAGAATGGCCTTCGAACGGGGAAATAGATATTATGGAATACTATAAGGGTAATATCTTAGCAAATATTGCTTCTGGGACGGATAAAAGATGGCAGGCGAACTGGCATAGTCAGAAAAAAGCGGTTTCAAATTTAGGGGGAATAGAATGGGCCAAACAATTTCATGTTTGGAGCATGTACTGGGATGAACATGAGATTGCTTTGTATGTGGATGATATACTGATGAATAAAGTGAAGCTGGATAAATTGACAAACCGTGATGGTACAGGATTTAATCCTTTTAAACAGCCACATTATATCTTACTTAATTTAGCTTTAGGCGGTATCAACGGAGGAGAAGTTGATGAAAATCTGTTGCCGGCCAAATATGAGATTGATTATGTCAGGGTATATCAAAAGAGTGATAAACAGCAAAAAAAAGTAAAATTTGTACCTGGCGAGCTTTGGCAGGATAATAAAGGCAATCACATAAATGCACATGGTGGTGGAATTGTTCATCATAGTGGCACTTATTATTGGTATGGTGAGAAAAGAGGGGGAACTGAATCACAGGGTGTCAATGTTTATTCTTCTAAGGATCTCTATAACTGGACTTTTGAGAAATTGGCCTTTTCTCCGTCAGATGATAAGGAGAGTGATATTGCTTGGGGTTGTATCATAGAGCGACCAAAGGTCATATACAATAAAAGGACTAAGAAATTTGTGATGTGGTTTCATCTCGAGTTGAAAGGTCAAGGTTATGCCGCGGCGCGGGCTGCGGTTGCAATTAGTGATTCTCCCACAGGTCCTTTTAAGCTGGTAGACAGCTTTAGACCTAATGGTCATATGTCGAGGGATATGGGACTTTTTGTGGATGATGATGATGTTGCATATCACATCTATTCTTCAGATGAGAATTACGAATTGAGATTATCAAAGTTGACTCTTGATTATTTGGCTCCTACAGCATCGGATAAATTATTGTTTAGAAATCATCGCGAAGCTCCTGCATTGTTTAAATACAATAAAAAATATTATTTGTTTACAAGCGGTTGTACAGGTTGGGCACCCAATAAGGCGGAATTGCATGTTGCAGATGATCTTTTTGGACCCTGGACTTCTTTAGGAGATCCGATGCGTGGCCCCGACGCGCAAATTACCTTTGACGCGCAATCTACTTTTGTTTTACCTGTTGCGGGAAAGAAGGACGCCTTTATTTTTATGGCGGACCGTTGGAAGCCTAAAAATTTGTTGGATAGTCGCTACATCTGGCTCCCGATTGACCTTAAGAATGGTACGGTAACCGTCTCATGGAAAGATCAATGGAAGCTTGATGTATTTAAATGAAATTTGGACATTCGTTAATCTCATTGCTTTAAGGTTTTTAACATTGGTATAAATCAATCTACCTTTAAGGTGCATCAAAAATCTGTTTTAAATGTGCTATAAACAATTTGAAACAGATTTTTCTACCTTAATGGGTACTGTAATTTAATCGTCTAATCGGGCATTCGATATCTGTTTTGAAATGCTTTTCGATATTTTTTTACATAATCTGAAGGATTTGATCCAAATAGCTTTTTGAACTGTTCACGAAAATATTTGATGTCGTAAAATCCAGCCATATCAGCAGCTTCATTAATTTTTGCGTCCGTATTGATTAATATTTCTGCAGCTTTTTTGAGCCTGACCGATCGGATAAATTCATTTATTGTTTGTCCGGATATGGCTTTTATCTTTTTATATAAATTGGAATGGCTCATACCAATTTTTGCAGATAGGGAGGTGACGTTCAAATCTTCTAATAAATTCTCCTCGATGATGCGAATACACTTTTCAATGAAATCTTTGTCTTTGTCGGTTATTTTTAATGTGTTGGACTGAAGGGTAATTGCATTGAAGAAAAACTCTTGTAGATGCTGACGATTTTTGACTAGCGTATTGACTCTGGCACGCAATACAGCCGCATCAAATGGTTTGCTCATATAATCATCTGCACCAAACCGGATCCCCTCTAGCTTAGTGCTTGAAGAAGCACTATTGGTGAGTAAGATAACTTGAATATGACTGGATAATGGATTGGATTTTATGGCTTGACAGAGCTCTATACCGTTCATACCATCCATCATTACATCGCTGATAACAACCTCGGGTTGCTTACTTTTAATGGTAGATAATGCATCGATGCCGTTTGCTTCATGATAGACCATATAATCATTTTCAAAAAGCTTAACCAAATAATCTCGTAGTTGATCATCATCATCAACGACTAATAAACCTACTTTTGGACTAACAGAATGAAGCTTATTAGACGAGTTTGTTGTTTCTGTTGGTGAAGAGATCCATGTTTCCATTAACGTTGAGGTATAATTACTATTTGGATTGGATGAATGGTCCCGTTGATAGTTTTCGTTTAGTAAGGGAAGCTTGAGCTCGAAAACAGTTCCTTGGTCCTGCGAGCTTTGATAGGAAATATGTCCTTTGTGCATCGCTATAAAAGTTCGGGTCAAATACATGCCAATTCCAAATCCGGTCTGTTTTTTTGTTCCATTGCGGTTGTCCGAATAAAATTTTTCAAAAATCTTATCGCCGATATGATCCGGAATTCCAATGCCGGAGTCTTTGATCAATATTTGTATATATTTTGGATGGCAGTTTATAGTAAAAGTAATTTGACCGTGTTCTGGAGTAAACTTAAAGGCATTGGAGATTAAATTACAAAGTACAATCTCTATTTTTTCTTTATCTGCTTGGATGATAATGTCATCACGATCTGCAGAAAATTGATAATCAATATGCTGTAATTTTGCTTGTGCAGAGAAATAGAAATAGATCTCTTCTGCAAAGTGGTGTAAGTTAAATTGGCTAATGTGAAGTTTCTCACCCTGTTCCTCCGCTTTTCTAAAAATCAATAATTGATCGACAAGACTTAAAAGGCGTTTGGCATTACGGTGTACCACTTGTAATGTGGTTGAATTCCGGTTATTTTCATCGCTTTGCAACAGGTCTGTTATAGGATTAATAATTAAAGTAAGTGGAGTCCTGAATTCATGTGATATGTTCGTGAAAAAGGCTTGCCTTTTTTCATAAATTTCACGTTCCTTGATGACATGCAATTGCGAAACTTCAACCTGGTATTGGAGTGCCGTTTGTTTGTTTCGATAGCGATTGTAGTAATAAAAGGCACATGCTATCCCTGATAAATAAATCAGGTAAGACCACCAGGTACGGTACCAGGGTGGTAATATACGGATCGTTAGCGGTACAATATTTTTTGTCCACTTGCCTTCAGTATCTGTTGAATTGATCAGTAATGTATACTTTCCTTCGTATAGATTATTATAATTAATGGAACGGGAGACTCCTGCATCATTCCAATTTTTATCCCAACCTTCGAGCATATACCTGTACTTGATCTTGTTGGGGGAGGCGAACTCTAGGGCAACATAGTCAATGGATATTGATGATCCATAGGGTAAGGTTATTTGGGAAATTTGATGTTTATCATTGAGTTGAACCTGATGAGTGGAGTCATTCAGTTTAATATTATTAATTTTGATGGTAGTCAATGCCAGTGATGGTATATGTTTTCTGGCTTGGATCTTGTCTGGATCGAATAAGTCAAATCCATTGATACCGCCAAAGATGAGTTGTCCGTCACTTAGTTTATGAGCGGCACTATACGAAAATTCATTATTCAGCAGACCATCTGTTTGATCGTAATTTGTGAATGATTTTGTAGTTGTATTAAATCTAGACAGACCATTAAAAGTACTCAACCATAAATTTCCTTTCCGATCTTCTAAGATATTTAAAACAGAATTGTTCGAGAGTCCATTGCTCTGGGAATAATTAACTTTTATTTTTTTGCTGTTTGGATCAAATTCAATTAGTCCACGACCCTCGGTTCCGATCCACATACGACCTTTGCTGTCGATATAGATTGAACGGACGGGTTTTCCAATGTGATAAGTTTCAAAAGCTTGCGATTGTTTATTAATCTTTATTAATGTGTTATAATTTCCAGCCCAAAGACTTCCTGATTTATCTTCGGTTAAGCAGTTCAGATCGATTAAGGAATCATTGAATTGCTCGAATCGATCTGTGATCGGGTTATATTTGTAGAGGTATCCATTTGAAAAAGTAGTTGCCCAAATATTTCCTGCAGCATCTTCTAATAGAATCTGTACGCTACTATTGATCAGTCCATTATCGGCAATACACGTGTAGGTTTTAGACTTACCATGTTGCTCATATAGGACAATCCCATTGTCGGTTGCAGACCAGATGTTACCGTTACGATCTGCTAAAATATTATTAATGACATTGTCCGTTAAGTTCTGATCCCCTTTTTTTATAGATCGAAATAGGTTTGTGGAACGGTTCCATATATACAATCCATTTCCTTCTGTGCCTATCCAAAGTGTGGATGGATCAACTTGAGCAAAGGAGCGTACAAATTTTGGATAGTTAGTATTGTTTTGTAATGATTTATCCTGCTGTGATTGGAAATTCAGTTGCTGATCATCAATCAAATGGATACCTCCCTTAGCAGTTCCAATCCATTTTTTGTTGTCTTTTCCTACATAGGTTGTATAGATCGCATTGCTCGTTAAAGCATTGGGAGCTAAGGAAGACTGATTCAGGTAGCGCACATTATCGTTTTTTAAATCGATGATGGATATGCCATTGTCTTGCGTAGAAACCCATAGCTGATCGTCATTGACTAGGGTTAGTTGATTGACCTGATCCGAACTTAAATTTTTTTGAAATACTTTTGATATTTTTCGAGATGCGTTATGAAAAATGTATACACCGTGATAGTTTGCAATAAAAATATCACCAGTTTGATTACTGGTCATACTTGTTGCTTCTAGAATATCATGATTGATAAGTTGTAATTCTTGATTTTGAATATCGAATCGATATAAACCTCTGTCACTAATAAATACCCAGATTTGATTTTTTTTATCAATATGAATAACAGGAACTGAGTAATCCACTACTGATCTTTCTTTGTCAAATTTTAATGGAATACGGATGGCATTATCCCGGTTATTTTCTTTGAGTAATAGTCCTAATCCGTTTGTCCCAATATAAACATTGTTTTTT
This region includes:
- a CDS encoding hybrid sensor histidine kinase/response regulator transcription factor: MNSHKFHQLIISILILLYYTRPWSAVSQITNSNINQQISNSSVKSIFQDSQGYMWFGTFDGLNRYDGYEIKAYRNQLNQTNSLPHNYIYCIVEDQLKKLWIGTGQGVAIYDRNFDTFSLLSFLDFDNPEKKYIMNVDTKTIQVDKKNNVYIGTNGLGLLLKENNRDNAIRIPLKFDKERSVVDYSVPVIHIDKKNQIWVFISDRGLYRFDIQNQELQLINHDILEATSMTSNQTGDIFIANYHGVYIFHNASRKISKVFQKNLSSDQVNQLTLVNDDQLWVSTQDNGISIIDLKNDNVRYLNQSSLAPNALTSNAIYTTYVGKDNKKWIGTAKGGIHLIDDQQLNFQSQQDKSLQNNTNYPKFVRSFAQVDPSTLWIGTEGNGLYIWNRSTNLFRSIKKGDQNLTDNVINNILADRNGNIWSATDNGIVLYEQHGKSKTYTCIADNGLINSSVQILLEDAAGNIWATTFSNGYLYKYNPITDRFEQFNDSLIDLNCLTEDKSGSLWAGNYNTLIKINKQSQAFETYHIGKPVRSIYIDSKGRMWIGTEGRGLIEFDPNSKKIKVNYSQSNGLSNNSVLNILEDRKGNLWLSTFNGLSRFNTTTKSFTNYDQTDGLLNNEFSYSAAHKLSDGQLIFGGINGFDLFDPDKIQARKHIPSLALTTIKINNIKLNDSTHQVQLNDKHQISQITLPYGSSISIDYVALEFASPNKIKYRYMLEGWDKNWNDAGVSRSINYNNLYEGKYTLLINSTDTEGKWTKNIVPLTIRILPPWYRTWWSYLIYLSGIACAFYYYNRYRNKQTALQYQVEVSQLHVIKEREIYEKRQAFFTNISHEFRTPLTLIINPITDLLQSDENNRNSTTLQVVHRNAKRLLSLVDQLLIFRKAEEQGEKLHISQFNLHHFAEEIYFYFSAQAKLQHIDYQFSADRDDIIIQADKEKIEIVLCNLISNAFKFTPEHGQITFTINCHPKYIQILIKDSGIGIPDHIGDKIFEKFYSDNRNGTKKQTGFGIGMYLTRTFIAMHKGHISYQSSQDQGTVFELKLPLLNENYQRDHSSNPNSNYTSTLMETWISSPTETTNSSNKLHSVSPKVGLLVVDDDDQLRDYLVKLFENDYMVYHEANGIDALSTIKSKQPEVVISDVMMDGMNGIELCQAIKSNPLSSHIQVILLTNSASSSTKLEGIRFGADDYMSKPFDAAVLRARVNTLVKNRQHLQEFFFNAITLQSNTLKITDKDKDFIEKCIRIIEENLLEDLNVTSLSAKIGMSHSNLYKKIKAISGQTINEFIRSVRLKKAAEILINTDAKINEAADMAGFYDIKYFREQFKKLFGSNPSDYVKKYRKAFQNRYRMPD
- a CDS encoding family 16 glycosylhydrolase is translated as MKKLYYLIFLLHLAIQVSAQHVSKEGYTLVWSDDFDQKGSVNDQNWRFEEGFMRNQEDQWYQKENVSCKDGILTIEARREIKPNPTYKPDTPHWALSRSDIRYTSASINTSDKHSWKYGIFEMRARIPVGNGLWPAFWTLGIEKEWPSNGEIDIMEYYKGNILANIASGTDKRWQANWHSQKKAVSNLGGIEWAKQFHVWSMYWDEHEIALYVDDILMNKVKLDKLTNRDGTGFNPFKQPHYILLNLALGGINGGEVDENLLPAKYEIDYVRVYQKSDKQQKKVKFVPGELWQDNKGNHINAHGGGIVHHSGTYYWYGEKRGGTESQGVNVYSSKDLYNWTFEKLAFSPSDDKESDIAWGCIIERPKVIYNKRTKKFVMWFHLELKGQGYAAARAAVAISDSPTGPFKLVDSFRPNGHMSRDMGLFVDDDDVAYHIYSSDENYELRLSKLTLDYLAPTASDKLLFRNHREAPALFKYNKKYYLFTSGCTGWAPNKAELHVADDLFGPWTSLGDPMRGPDAQITFDAQSTFVLPVAGKKDAFIFMADRWKPKNLLDSRYIWLPIDLKNGTVTVSWKDQWKLDVFK
- a CDS encoding RagB/SusD family nutrient uptake outer membrane protein; protein product: MKFKHKIFNIFQLGLITAVGLSSCNKYLDINPPSQIIPEVYLTEESQLAAYTIARYTEVFPSHGTWSFGTFGIDGNTDNMAMPNLDNRFIPGQWRVGAEGGDWNFSNIYQMNYFINTVVPKWKEKKLLGNASNVEHYIGEAYFLRAYVYFTKLQALGDFPIIKNVMSDKDKNILIEASKRAPRNEVARFILSDLDSAITLLKTNSPDGKKQRISQHVAQLLKSRVGLYEGTWLKYFKGTAFVPKGAGWPGESKDYLKSYTFPSGSIDGEIDFFLSASMTAAAAVADAVALVNNTGIIESANNENPYFSMFGAVDMSNYSEVLLWRQYNQSLVTHNVPVYQQRSNYAVGLTRSMVESFLMKNGLPVYASGSGYHGDDYIANVRKDRDGRLQLFLKEPGQKNVLINVGAGTHYTLVEPYPSIWETDWERRYTTGYTIRKGISYDGLQTNNNGGYTGSITFRASEAYLNYIEASYEKNGNLDGKAEAYWRAIRTRAKVDPDFNATIAATNMSLEKKDWGVYSAGNFVSPTLYNIRRERRNELMAEGLRLMDLKRWRAMDQLITTPDHYEGFKLWGPMKEWYTAAQLKYGASSDQSVVSDPALSIYLRPLEVRSNALSYAGIKFAMAHYLSPVAIEHFQLTSVDGSIENAVIYQNPGWPLVAGNGATGY